One window from the genome of Oryctolagus cuniculus chromosome 1, mOryCun1.1, whole genome shotgun sequence encodes:
- the LOC127492828 gene encoding olfactory receptor 8J2-like: protein MAAGNLTHITEFILLGVSESPELQLPLFCVFLVIYGLTVVGNLCIITLTNIDARLQTPMYFFLRHLAIINLGNSTVIAPNMLVNFLATKKTISYYGCAAQLGGFLVFIVAEIFMLSVMAYDRYVAICNPLLYMVVVSRRICLLLVSLTYLQSLTTALTVSSCVFSVSYCSSNVINHFYCDDVPLLALSCSDTHIPETAVFTFSGINLLFSMTVVLISYFHIILAILRIRSSEGRRKAFSTCASHMMAVTVFYGTLLFMYLQPRTNHSLDTDKMASVFYTLVIPMLNPVIYSLRNKDVKDALKRFLNHPCQSLRAI, encoded by the coding sequence ATGGCTGCAGGGAATCTCACCCACATAACAGAGTTCATTCTCCTGGGAGTCTCAGAGAGTCCAGAGTTACAGCTCCCCCTCTTCTGTGTGTTCCTGGTGATCTATGGGCTGACCGTGGTGGGGAATCTGTGCATCATCACCCTCACCAACATTGACGCTCGACTGCAAACCCCCATGTACTTTTTCCTCAGGCACTTGGCCATCATCAACCTTGGCAATTCTACTGTCATTGCCCCTAACATGCTGGTTAACTTCTTGGCTACCAAGAAAACAATCTCTTACTATGGATGTGCAGCCCAGCTGGGAGGATTCTTAGTCTTCATCGTAGCAGAGATTTTCatgctctctgtgatggcctatgaccgtTATGTGGCCATCTGTAACCCCCTGCTCTACATGGTGGTGGTATCTCGGCGGATCTGCCTGCTGCTGGTTTCCCTCACATACTTGCAGAGTCTGACCACGGCACTAACGGTCTCTTCCTGTGTGTTCTCTGTGTCTTACTGCTCTTCTAATGTCATCAACCATTTTTACTGTGATGATGTCCCTCTGTTAGCATTGTCCTGTTCTGATACCCACATTCCAGAAACAGCCGTGTTCACCTTTTCAGGGATCAACTTGCTTTTCTCCATGACTGTAGTTCTAATCTCCTACTTCCACATCATCCTTGCCATTTTGAGGATCCGTTCCTCGGAGGGACGACGAAAGGCCTtttccacctgtgcctcccacatgATGGCTGTCACTGTGTTCTATGGCACCCTCCTGTTCATGTATTTGCAACCGAGGACCAACCACTCATTAGACACCGACAAGATGGCCTCGGTCTTCTATACCCTAGTGATCCCCATGCTTAACCCTGTCATTTACAGCCTAAGGAACAAGGATGTAAAGGATGCCCTGAAGAGATTCCTGAACCACCCATGCCAATCACTCAGAGCAATATAA